A single genomic interval of Spinacia oleracea cultivar Varoflay chromosome 6, BTI_SOV_V1, whole genome shotgun sequence harbors:
- the LOC110790901 gene encoding peroxidase P7 has protein sequence MASSLISLFFVVLFVSSSSAQLSPKFYSKSCPKLYGTVRSVVQSAVAKERRMGASLVRLFFHDCFVNGCDGSILLDDTSSMTGEKSAAPNLKSARGFNVVDAIKSKVEQVCPGVVSCADILAIASRDSVALLGGPNWNVKLGRRDSKTASQAAANNAIPPPSSSLNSLISRFQSHGLSAKDMVALSGAHTIGQARCVTFRTHIYNETSTINPAFASLRQRNCPRTSGNGDNNPASLDFQTPTKFDNKYFSDLVTKRGLLHSDQQLFSGGSTDSIVQSYSNNPGFFHSDFSTAMIKMGDISPLTGSQGEIRKNCRRAN, from the exons ATGGCTTCAAGTTTGATTAGCTTGTTCTTTGTTGTGCTCTTTGTGAGTAGCTCCTCTGCTCAGCTATCCCCCAAATTCTATTCCAAGTCTTGTCCTAAGTTGTATGGGACCGTTCGTTCTGTTGTTCAATCTGCTGTGGCTAAGGAACGCCGTATGGGCGCTTCTCTTGTTCGACTTTTCTTCCATGATTGCTTTGTCAAT GGGTGTGACGGATCAATATTGTTGGATGACACCTCGTCGATGACAGGGGAGAAGTCAGCAGCTCCAAATCTGAAGTCAGCAAGAGGATTCAATGTGGTTGATGCCATCAAGTCCAAAGTTGAGCAGGTCTGCCCTGGTGTTGTATCTTGTGCCGATATCCTTGCCATCGCTTCTCGTGACTCTGTTGCTCTT CTTGGTGGTCCTAATTGGAACGTAAAGCTAGGACGTCGTGATTCCAAGACAGCGAGCCAGGCTGCCGCCAATAATGCAATCCCACCTCCAAGTTCTAGTCTTAACAGTCTCATCTCTCGGTTTCAGTCTCATGGTCTGTCAGCCAAGGATATGGTTGCCTTATCTG GAGCACACACAATAGGGCAGGCAAGGTGTGTTACATTCAGAACACACATATACAACGAGACAAGCACAATCAACCCTGCCTTTGCAAGCTTAAGGCAAAGGAACTGTCCTAGAACAAGTGGAAATGGCGACAACAATCCGGCTTCATTGGACTTCCAAACTCCTACTAAATTCGATAACAAATATTTCAGTGACCTCGTAACAAAGAGGGGTCTGCTGCATTCTGATCAGCAGCTCTTCAGTGGTGGATCAACCGATTCCATTGTTCAATCTTATAGTAATAATCCTGGATTCTTTCACTCAGATTTTTCCACTGCTATGATCAAGATGGGTGATATTAGCCCTCTCACTGGCTCCCAAGGTGAAATCAGGAAGAATTGCAGGAGAGCTAATTAA
- the LOC110790900 gene encoding LOB domain-containing protein 15 isoform X2 yields MVASNNCYDNNNNNHHQIIVERRSQMMGVGVGPPSLGSTLNTITPCAACKLLRRRCAEECPFSPYFSPHEPQKFAAVHKVFGASNVSKLLMEVPDNQRADAANSLVYEANVRLRDPVYGCMGAISALQQQVQAIHAELNAVRAEILKYKYREAANTLMSATNPNNNNHPHSHLHHHHNSLVTSVAAAVIAATLPQVQSPPHQQPLSQPQQDTTPPPRPGTPPPPSASVVVSSSPSGAASLYTPPPPPPPDHHSGTTNNNGFTSISTDHNSVSYFD; encoded by the exons ATGGTGGCAAGCAACAACTGTTatgataataataacaataatcatCATCAGATTATTGTAGAGAGGAGATCGCAGATGATGGGCGTAGGTGTAGGTCCTCCTTCTTTAGGGTCAACTTTGAACACCATCACCCCTTGTGCTGCCTGCAAGCTTCTCCGCCGACGGTGTGCCGAGGAATGTCCTTTCTCTCCTTATTTCTCCCCTCATGAACCTCAAAAGTTCGCTGCCGTTCATAAAGTCTTTGGTGCTAGCAATGTCTCCAAGTTGCTTATG GAAGTACCGGATAACCAAAGGGCAGACGCGGCGAATAGTCTAGTATACGAAGCAAACGTCAGGTTAAGAGATCCAGTATATGGGTGCATGGGTGCAATATCAGCTTTACAGCAACAAGTTCAAGCAATACATGCGGAGCTTAATGCAGTTAGGGCTGAGATTTTGAAGTACAAATATAGAGAGGCAGCTAATACCCTCATGTCTGCAACTAAtccaaacaataataatcatcctcattctcatcttcatcatcatcataattCTTTGGTTACTTCCGTTGCCGCCGCGGTTATAGCTGCTACTTTACCACAAGTACAATCACCTCCGCATCAACAGCCGCTATCTCAGCCCCAGCAAGACACCACACCACCTCCACGACCAGGTACACCGCCTCCTCCTTCAGCTTCCGTTGTGGTTTCGTCTTCACCATCAGGTGCAGCTTCCTTGTAtacgccaccaccaccacctccgcctGATCATCATTCTGGTACCACCAATAATAACGGGTTTACTTCTATTTCAACTGATCATAATAGTGTTTCATATTTTGATTGA
- the LOC110790900 gene encoding LOB domain-containing protein 15 isoform X1, which yields MFRERERFEEDGIGKRIKLEIDAAKSMVASNNCYDNNNNNHHQIIVERRSQMMGVGVGPPSLGSTLNTITPCAACKLLRRRCAEECPFSPYFSPHEPQKFAAVHKVFGASNVSKLLMEVPDNQRADAANSLVYEANVRLRDPVYGCMGAISALQQQVQAIHAELNAVRAEILKYKYREAANTLMSATNPNNNNHPHSHLHHHHNSLVTSVAAAVIAATLPQVQSPPHQQPLSQPQQDTTPPPRPGTPPPPSASVVVSSSPSGAASLYTPPPPPPPDHHSGTTNNNGFTSISTDHNSVSYFD from the exons ATGTTCAGAGAAAG GGAGAGATTTGAAGAGGACGGAATAGGGAAAAGAATAAAGTTAGAGATCGATGCTGCAAAATCAATGGTGGCAAGCAACAACTGTTatgataataataacaataatcatCATCAGATTATTGTAGAGAGGAGATCGCAGATGATGGGCGTAGGTGTAGGTCCTCCTTCTTTAGGGTCAACTTTGAACACCATCACCCCTTGTGCTGCCTGCAAGCTTCTCCGCCGACGGTGTGCCGAGGAATGTCCTTTCTCTCCTTATTTCTCCCCTCATGAACCTCAAAAGTTCGCTGCCGTTCATAAAGTCTTTGGTGCTAGCAATGTCTCCAAGTTGCTTATG GAAGTACCGGATAACCAAAGGGCAGACGCGGCGAATAGTCTAGTATACGAAGCAAACGTCAGGTTAAGAGATCCAGTATATGGGTGCATGGGTGCAATATCAGCTTTACAGCAACAAGTTCAAGCAATACATGCGGAGCTTAATGCAGTTAGGGCTGAGATTTTGAAGTACAAATATAGAGAGGCAGCTAATACCCTCATGTCTGCAACTAAtccaaacaataataatcatcctcattctcatcttcatcatcatcataattCTTTGGTTACTTCCGTTGCCGCCGCGGTTATAGCTGCTACTTTACCACAAGTACAATCACCTCCGCATCAACAGCCGCTATCTCAGCCCCAGCAAGACACCACACCACCTCCACGACCAGGTACACCGCCTCCTCCTTCAGCTTCCGTTGTGGTTTCGTCTTCACCATCAGGTGCAGCTTCCTTGTAtacgccaccaccaccacctccgcctGATCATCATTCTGGTACCACCAATAATAACGGGTTTACTTCTATTTCAACTGATCATAATAGTGTTTCATATTTTGATTGA